In one window of Tumebacillus algifaecis DNA:
- the tyrS gene encoding tyrosine--tRNA ligase has protein sequence MTTQEQNLDPQLQAEIDRQLATIRRGAVEIIPEDELKAKLKKALTKGKPLHIKLGLDPSAPDIHLGHTVVLQKMRQFQDLGHHVTIIIGDYTGMIGDPTGKSETRKQLTPEQVKENAQTYVTQLYKVLDQQKTSIRYNSEWLAPMNFADVIGLAAKTTVARMLERDDFEKRYNSQQPISLHEFFYPLMQGYDSVALECDVELGGTDQKFNLLMGRMLQKEYGKEQQIILTMPLIEGLDGVQKMSKSLGNYIGIDEAPNEMYGKTMSIPDELMAKYYELVTDLPTEEVEAIKRGFASGELHPRDLKMRLGREIVRMYHGEEAAQAAEENFKTIFQKRALPTDIPEVTVEAGTVWVVKLLVDLGMAPSNGEARRLVQQGGVKINEEKVDAADAQIELADGMVIQAGKRKFAKIKLG, from the coding sequence ATGACAACTCAAGAGCAAAATCTCGATCCGCAGTTGCAGGCCGAAATTGATCGCCAACTGGCGACGATTCGGCGCGGCGCTGTAGAGATCATTCCGGAAGATGAATTGAAAGCGAAACTGAAGAAAGCGCTGACCAAAGGTAAACCGCTGCACATCAAATTAGGTCTCGACCCGTCCGCGCCCGATATTCACCTCGGTCACACCGTCGTGCTACAGAAGATGCGCCAGTTTCAAGACCTCGGCCATCACGTGACGATCATCATCGGTGACTACACCGGGATGATCGGTGACCCGACCGGCAAATCGGAGACGCGCAAGCAACTGACTCCGGAGCAAGTGAAAGAAAATGCGCAAACGTATGTCACACAACTCTACAAAGTGCTCGACCAGCAAAAGACTAGCATTCGCTACAATTCGGAGTGGCTCGCACCGATGAATTTTGCGGACGTCATCGGGCTGGCGGCGAAAACGACCGTTGCGCGGATGCTGGAACGCGACGATTTTGAGAAGCGCTACAATTCGCAGCAACCGATCTCCCTACATGAGTTCTTCTACCCGCTGATGCAAGGATATGATTCGGTAGCGTTAGAATGCGACGTCGAGTTAGGCGGCACCGATCAGAAGTTCAATCTGCTGATGGGCCGTATGCTGCAAAAAGAATATGGCAAAGAGCAACAGATCATTTTGACGATGCCGTTGATCGAAGGTCTTGACGGCGTGCAAAAAATGTCCAAATCGCTTGGCAACTATATCGGGATCGACGAGGCGCCAAATGAAATGTACGGCAAGACGATGTCGATTCCTGATGAACTGATGGCCAAATACTACGAGTTGGTCACCGACCTGCCGACTGAGGAAGTGGAAGCGATCAAGCGTGGTTTTGCTAGCGGCGAACTGCACCCGCGCGATTTGAAAATGCGTCTGGGCCGCGAGATCGTGCGCATGTACCACGGAGAGGAAGCGGCACAGGCAGCAGAAGAGAATTTCAAAACGATCTTCCAAAAGCGCGCATTGCCGACCGATATCCCGGAAGTGACCGTGGAAGCGGGAACTGTGTGGGTCGTCAAATTGCTCGTTGACCTCGGCATGGCTCCGTCCAACGGTGAAGCACGCCGTTTGGTGCAGCAGGGCGGCGTGAAGATCAATGAGGAAAAAGTGGATGCGGCCGATGCACAGATCGAACTGGCAGATGGAATGGTCATTCAGGCTGGCAAACGCAAATTTGCCAAGATCAAATTGGGTTAG
- a CDS encoding MBL fold metallo-hydrolase produces the protein MASKRLATNVEGEFFVNSNCIDCDTCRQLAPEFYSAVGDFSAVTKQPQGDEEKRIAYRAMLSCPTGAIQSNEKSGLFEAGDDFPLLLTEGVYYCGFTSRKSYGGSSYLLLHPDGNWLIDAPRFHRPLAEKIAALGGIRYIFLTHRDDVADADKYAAYFKAERIIHELELDAQPEAEHVLTGMEPIQWHPDFKIIPLPGHTEGHTVLLYKQTYLFSGDHLAWDDDTNALNAHRNYCWYSFEEQMRSMEKLAQENFTWLLPGHGRRVMLQENEIRLEMQKLIERMKH, from the coding sequence ATGGCATCAAAACGATTGGCTACGAACGTGGAAGGGGAATTTTTTGTTAATTCAAACTGCATCGACTGCGACACATGTCGGCAATTAGCCCCGGAATTTTACTCAGCGGTCGGGGACTTCTCAGCGGTGACCAAACAGCCTCAAGGCGATGAAGAAAAGCGAATCGCCTATCGCGCGATGTTGTCGTGTCCGACCGGTGCCATTCAATCCAATGAGAAATCTGGTCTATTCGAAGCAGGTGATGATTTCCCACTCTTGCTGACTGAGGGGGTCTATTATTGCGGATTTACCTCTCGCAAATCATACGGGGGAAGCAGTTATTTGCTCCTCCATCCCGATGGGAACTGGCTGATCGATGCTCCGCGTTTTCATCGTCCGCTCGCTGAGAAGATTGCAGCGCTGGGCGGCATTCGTTATATCTTTCTCACACACCGCGATGATGTGGCAGATGCGGACAAATATGCAGCCTACTTCAAAGCGGAACGCATCATACATGAGTTAGAACTGGACGCACAGCCGGAAGCAGAACATGTGCTTACCGGAATGGAGCCAATTCAGTGGCATCCTGACTTCAAGATAATCCCACTACCAGGTCATACAGAAGGCCACACAGTACTGCTTTACAAACAAACGTATCTCTTTTCAGGTGACCACCTCGCATGGGATGATGATACGAACGCCCTCAATGCGCACCGAAATTATTGTTGGTATTCCTTTGAAGAGCAAATGCGCTCAATGGAAAAATTGGCTCAAGAAAACTTCACGTGGCTCTTACCTGGCCACGGACGACGCGTCATGCTACAGGAAAATGAAATACGGCTGGAAATGCAAAAATTGATCGAGCGAATGAAGCACTGA
- the larE gene encoding ATP-dependent sacrificial sulfur transferase LarE, which produces MDFLQKKQNLLDILSEMDQVIVAFSAGIDSTFVLKCAHEVLGDKVLAVTAASETFPERELQEAIALAKEFGVRHEIVQVKEMENPNFVANNPDRCYHCKAGLYHTLTSLAQERGIPNILDGANMDDLGDYRPGRQAAKEYEIRSVLQEAEIYKEELRQMAREMGVPNWNKPSFACLSSRIPYGSLITLDKVGQLDRGEDSLRKFGFKQIRIRHHDNIARVEVLPEELMKAVELAEEITAILKAEGFTYVTLDLQGYRSGSMNEPLTAKTNA; this is translated from the coding sequence ATGGATTTCTTACAAAAGAAGCAGAATCTTTTGGATATTTTAAGCGAAATGGATCAGGTGATTGTCGCGTTTTCAGCTGGGATCGACAGCACCTTTGTGTTGAAGTGCGCACATGAAGTGCTTGGTGATAAGGTGTTGGCTGTGACGGCAGCTTCCGAAACGTTCCCGGAACGAGAATTACAGGAAGCGATCGCACTCGCCAAAGAGTTTGGAGTTCGCCATGAGATCGTGCAGGTAAAAGAGATGGAGAATCCGAATTTTGTTGCGAATAACCCGGACCGATGCTATCACTGCAAAGCTGGTTTGTACCACACGCTGACCAGCTTAGCACAAGAGCGTGGGATTCCGAATATTTTGGACGGGGCGAACATGGATGATCTCGGTGATTATCGTCCGGGTCGCCAAGCTGCGAAAGAATACGAGATTCGCAGCGTCCTGCAAGAAGCGGAAATCTATAAAGAAGAGTTGCGTCAAATGGCGCGCGAGATGGGGGTGCCGAACTGGAATAAGCCTTCCTTCGCATGTCTGTCCTCGCGAATTCCATACGGGTCGCTGATCACTTTGGATAAGGTGGGGCAGTTGGATCGCGGGGAGGATTCGCTGCGCAAGTTTGGGTTTAAACAGATTCGAATTCGCCATCATGATAACATTGCTCGCGTTGAGGTTTTGCCGGAAGAGTTGATGAAGGCGGTCGAGTTGGCTGAAGAAATCACCGCGATTTTAAAAGCAGAAGGCTTCACGTATGTGACACTTGACTTACAAGGATACCGCAGCGGTTCGATGAATGAGCCTTTGACTGCGAAAACGAACGCATGA
- the larB gene encoding nickel pincer cofactor biosynthesis protein LarB produces MKLQDILHKVRAGELSVTEAETAIRGFEDLGFGKVDYARESRTGYPEVIFGQGKTPEQVQAIFVRLHEKHGKVMVTRADRSMYELVREAVPDAVYDEMSRLLTVGSCERRFAGKVAVVSAGTADLPVAEEAARTAEWMGNEVDRIYDVGVAGIDRLLAQRERIREASVVIVVAGMEGALGSVIGGLVRRPVVAVPTSVGYGAHFGGLTPLLSMLTSCAAGVTVVNIDNGFGAAFSASIIQQAILEGAS; encoded by the coding sequence ATGAAGTTACAAGACATCTTACACAAAGTTCGGGCGGGTGAGCTGTCGGTAACCGAGGCGGAGACGGCGATTCGTGGGTTTGAAGATCTTGGGTTCGGCAAGGTCGATTACGCCAGAGAATCACGTACTGGATACCCGGAAGTGATTTTTGGGCAAGGCAAAACGCCTGAGCAGGTGCAGGCGATCTTTGTTCGCTTGCATGAGAAACATGGTAAGGTGATGGTCACCCGTGCAGATCGGTCGATGTACGAACTGGTGAGGGAAGCTGTTCCGGATGCCGTTTATGATGAGATGTCTCGTTTGCTGACAGTCGGAAGCTGTGAGCGCCGTTTTGCTGGCAAGGTGGCAGTGGTCTCTGCAGGCACTGCCGATCTTCCGGTAGCAGAAGAGGCGGCACGCACGGCCGAGTGGATGGGAAATGAGGTTGACCGCATCTATGATGTGGGTGTGGCGGGCATCGATCGTTTGCTGGCTCAACGGGAGCGAATCCGTGAAGCTAGCGTGGTGATCGTTGTCGCGGGCATGGAAGGCGCGCTGGGCAGTGTGATCGGTGGTTTGGTGCGCCGACCTGTCGTCGCAGTGCCGACGAGCGTGGGGTATGGAGCGCATTTTGGCGGTTTGACGCCACTGCTCTCGATGCTTACTTCCTGTGCAGCAGGGGTGACCGTTGTGAATATCGATAATGGATTTGGTGCTGCTTTTTCCGCATCGATCATTCAACAGGCGATTTTGGAGGGGGCATCGTGA
- the larC gene encoding nickel pincer cofactor biosynthesis protein LarC: MRTLYLDCVSGISGDMLLAALVDAGADLDYVKRELLKLPIDDFELWVDTVDKQGITAKKLQIRLPEALDHHHGHGHDHGHSHGHDHGHSHGHDHGHSHGHSHGHSHGHSHGHSHGHSHGHSHGHSHGHSHGHGHEHGHEHGHEHGHEHGHEHGHEHGHGHEHGHEHGHGPLHTHHHHEHRKAATILEMIRESELPERVKVRSLTIFKEIAEAEGKIHGIHPSEVHFHEVGAMDSIIDTIGICLALEDLGVDQLFASPVPTGYGKMRMAHGLYPIPAPATAELLTGIPLARSHSEGELTTPTGAGVLKALVTQFGPLQNFTVEKIGYGAGTKDFAVPNVIRVLLGEAIGSEPVRETIHVLEAQLDDCTAESLGYVMERLLEAGALDAYFTGVQMKKNRPGTLLTVLCLPELSNRLEEILLFETTTFGVRQSVWTRRILDREFAESQTSYGTVRVKIGKLGNKVVQTTPEYEDVARLARENRVPFLEVYREALIENKKTR, encoded by the coding sequence ATGAGAACGCTTTATTTGGACTGTGTTTCGGGAATCAGCGGTGATATGTTGCTTGCTGCCCTGGTCGATGCAGGTGCAGATCTAGATTATGTGAAACGCGAACTGCTGAAACTGCCGATCGATGATTTTGAGCTCTGGGTCGATACGGTGGACAAGCAGGGGATCACCGCGAAAAAATTGCAAATCCGTCTACCGGAAGCGCTCGACCATCATCATGGGCATGGGCACGATCATGGACACAGCCATGGACACGATCATGGACACAGCCATGGACACGATCATGGACACAGCCATGGACACAGCCATGGACACAGTCATGGACACAGTCATGGACACAGTCATGGACACAGTCATGGACACAGTCATGGACACAGTCATGGACACAGTCATGGACACGGACATGAACACGGACATGAACACGGACATGAACACGGACATGAACACGGACATGAACACGGACATGAACACGGACATGGACATGAACACGGACATGAACACGGACATGGACCGTTACATACGCATCACCATCATGAGCATCGAAAAGCAGCGACGATTTTGGAGATGATCCGAGAAAGTGAACTACCTGAGCGTGTCAAGGTACGGAGTCTGACCATCTTTAAAGAGATTGCGGAGGCGGAAGGAAAGATTCACGGTATTCATCCGTCTGAAGTTCATTTCCACGAAGTAGGTGCGATGGACTCGATCATCGACACGATTGGAATTTGTCTGGCACTGGAGGATTTGGGTGTCGATCAACTGTTTGCTTCGCCCGTTCCGACAGGCTATGGCAAGATGAGAATGGCTCATGGACTATATCCGATTCCGGCACCAGCGACCGCAGAACTGTTGACAGGTATTCCTTTGGCTCGCTCGCACTCGGAGGGTGAATTGACCACACCGACCGGTGCTGGCGTACTGAAAGCGCTGGTCACTCAATTCGGACCCCTGCAAAACTTTACGGTTGAAAAAATTGGGTATGGGGCAGGAACGAAGGACTTCGCTGTGCCGAATGTCATTCGCGTTTTGCTCGGGGAAGCGATAGGAAGTGAGCCTGTTCGTGAGACGATTCACGTGCTCGAAGCTCAACTTGATGATTGCACGGCCGAATCGCTCGGATATGTGATGGAACGGCTATTGGAAGCTGGGGCACTCGACGCCTACTTCACTGGCGTTCAGATGAAGAAAAACCGCCCTGGCACTTTGTTGACCGTACTATGCCTGCCGGAGCTTTCGAATCGGTTGGAAGAAATCCTGCTGTTCGAAACCACAACGTTTGGCGTACGCCAAAGTGTCTGGACCCGTCGCATACTGGATCGAGAGTTTGCAGAATCTCAGACGTCCTATGGCACTGTGCGAGTTAAGATCGGGAAACTTGGCAACAAAGTGGTGCAAACCACGCCGGAGTACGAAGATGTGGCTCGTTTAGCACGTGAGAATCGCGTTCCATTCTTAGAAGTGTACCGTGAGGCATTGATTGAGAACAAAAAAACAAGGTAG
- a CDS encoding ATP-grasp domain-containing protein produces MLVLGQAFVSPFLSETAAKLRIPVVDAAQDVLVPFDKKLNWKSANSFFQLVRDRKAPLLSNSENALQALENHLPGHVLVERNERFKNKTHFRKWLAHLFPDFMYQEFSFDELMRMQASQLRFPIVVKPVVGYASLGVYRVADAKEWMDVRHRLHRDVREARDLFPESVLNVERFIVEEWIEGEEYAVDAFFNTEGQPVVLNVLKRMFAHAGDTSDRIYYTSKHVLQEAMQPVIEFLTKLGSLEDLSLYPVHLEVRISPSGKLIPIEVNPLRFAGIGTCDLAIHAYGQNPYEHFFQQTQPDWNHILETMDDSVYSFFCAELPVELNTLKISSIEHDKFRSMFGDVLEYRSMQGYDPTTFAVVFYRSEDLAENEKLLQLELSQFVSVRNIEVSA; encoded by the coding sequence ATGTTGGTACTTGGTCAAGCATTCGTTTCACCATTTCTGTCAGAAACAGCAGCAAAACTCAGAATTCCAGTTGTAGACGCAGCGCAAGATGTACTGGTTCCATTCGACAAAAAACTGAATTGGAAATCGGCGAATTCTTTCTTTCAACTGGTTAGAGATCGCAAGGCTCCGCTCTTGAGCAATTCAGAAAACGCGTTACAAGCACTGGAGAACCATTTGCCAGGTCATGTTCTCGTGGAGCGAAATGAGCGTTTTAAAAACAAGACTCATTTCCGCAAGTGGTTGGCTCATCTCTTCCCTGATTTTATGTATCAAGAATTTTCGTTTGATGAACTGATGAGAATGCAGGCATCGCAGCTTCGGTTTCCAATCGTGGTTAAACCAGTGGTTGGATATGCGAGTCTCGGTGTGTACCGCGTTGCGGATGCGAAGGAGTGGATGGATGTCCGCCATCGTCTTCACCGCGACGTACGCGAGGCCCGTGACCTGTTCCCAGAATCTGTCCTCAATGTAGAGCGTTTCATTGTTGAGGAATGGATCGAGGGGGAGGAGTACGCTGTTGACGCCTTCTTTAATACAGAAGGACAACCAGTTGTGCTAAATGTGCTCAAACGCATGTTCGCTCATGCAGGTGATACATCAGATCGGATTTACTATACGAGCAAGCACGTACTGCAAGAAGCGATGCAGCCTGTGATCGAGTTTTTAACGAAGTTGGGGAGTCTCGAAGATTTGAGCTTGTACCCAGTTCATCTGGAAGTTCGCATTTCTCCGAGCGGCAAGTTGATTCCGATCGAAGTCAATCCGCTCCGCTTTGCCGGGATCGGCACATGCGACTTAGCGATCCACGCGTACGGGCAAAATCCATACGAGCACTTCTTCCAACAGACCCAACCAGATTGGAATCACATTCTTGAAACGATGGACGATTCCGTGTACAGCTTCTTCTGTGCAGAATTGCCAGTCGAATTGAACACGCTCAAAATCTCGTCGATCGAACACGACAAGTTCCGCAGCATGTTTGGGGACGTTTTGGAGTACCGCTCCATGCAAGGCTATGATCCGACTACTTTTGCTGTCGTATTCTATCGCAGTGAAGACTTGGCGGAGAATGAAAAACTGCTTCAACTAGAATTAAGCCAGTTCGTAAGCGTAAGAAACATTGAGGTTTCTGCTTAG
- a CDS encoding methyl-accepting chemotaxis protein — protein MKFLKWNHSIGRQISIAFVMPLILLTLVFLGVLYQTTMGIVNDHVITQFEERLKLNMTNLVNNVPEELVVAALHDQTKYQELLTKLNEFTKQNEGLQNAYVISKTNGKDVILALSNDDMYLAELPFTEEQNRTLEQNAQTVSEIYSDDWGIHKSLFAPYVKANSVVGIDMDASFVHNVKQYILILSIVFLVASIIVGGVIAFVVGKRLSRPIIALVSQTKRVAEGDLTTSMTNDRHDELGQLADSFEEMRRNLSGIINSLHQDSRVLETSSATLQLALTELSAGSQQVVTAISAEAQAADERSNHLETVTTMVHNVTDSVGMVDKQVSDMAVLSETAQSLSKQGNDQVQQIATQMNAIQTYGAETSAKLRQLDQRTKEISNVIGIIRTIASQINMLSLNATIEAARAGENGKGFAVVAQEIQKLANQTNDSVASIIESVQVINDETGTVIESNAKSSEEIEKGVALIMENGRLFEKIQTSVSSLASGVTNIVEHTEGIARSAASTLSAVQEVTAISIESAASQQEISATSQQQNSSIQQLDQMSAQIQAMAQELAILIKQFKVQS, from the coding sequence TTGAAATTTTTGAAATGGAATCACTCGATCGGCCGGCAGATTTCCATTGCTTTTGTTATGCCGCTGATTTTACTAACGCTAGTGTTTCTCGGGGTTTTGTATCAAACCACGATGGGGATCGTGAATGACCATGTCATCACGCAATTTGAAGAAAGATTGAAGTTGAACATGACGAATCTGGTCAACAACGTACCGGAAGAATTAGTGGTAGCAGCGTTGCATGACCAAACAAAGTACCAAGAATTGCTGACGAAACTCAATGAGTTTACCAAGCAAAATGAGGGACTGCAAAACGCATATGTCATTTCCAAGACAAACGGCAAAGATGTCATTCTCGCTCTCAGCAATGATGACATGTACTTGGCGGAGTTACCGTTTACAGAGGAACAGAACCGAACTCTTGAGCAAAACGCCCAGACGGTAAGCGAAATCTACTCAGATGATTGGGGCATTCATAAATCGTTGTTTGCCCCGTACGTGAAAGCTAACTCGGTAGTGGGAATCGACATGGATGCCTCTTTCGTACACAACGTGAAGCAGTACATCCTGATTCTCAGCATCGTGTTCTTGGTGGCTTCGATCATCGTAGGTGGGGTGATCGCCTTCGTGGTGGGCAAACGTTTGTCCCGCCCGATCATCGCCTTGGTATCGCAGACAAAGCGGGTCGCAGAAGGGGATTTGACGACTTCGATGACAAACGACCGCCACGACGAGTTAGGTCAATTGGCTGACAGTTTTGAGGAGATGCGTCGAAACCTTTCTGGCATCATCAATTCGCTCCATCAGGATTCGAGAGTATTGGAAACTTCGAGCGCAACCCTTCAGCTTGCACTTACTGAACTGTCGGCAGGTTCTCAACAAGTGGTGACGGCGATCTCGGCAGAGGCACAAGCGGCTGATGAACGCTCAAATCACTTGGAAACAGTGACGACCATGGTTCACAACGTGACCGACTCTGTCGGAATGGTTGATAAACAGGTAAGTGATATGGCTGTGTTGTCCGAAACGGCGCAATCACTTTCAAAACAAGGGAACGATCAGGTGCAACAAATCGCGACGCAGATGAACGCGATTCAAACCTACGGTGCAGAGACATCTGCTAAGTTGCGGCAGCTGGATCAGCGGACGAAGGAAATTTCCAACGTTATCGGCATCATCCGCACGATCGCCTCTCAAATCAACATGCTCTCCCTCAATGCGACCATTGAAGCCGCACGGGCGGGAGAAAACGGAAAAGGATTTGCTGTGGTTGCGCAGGAGATTCAGAAGTTGGCCAATCAGACCAACGATTCTGTCGCCAGCATCATCGAGAGCGTCCAAGTGATCAACGATGAGACGGGGACCGTAATTGAATCGAATGCGAAGAGTTCGGAAGAGATCGAAAAAGGTGTCGCGCTGATTATGGAAAATGGTCGTTTGTTTGAAAAAATCCAGACATCTGTCAGCAGTTTGGCAAGCGGAGTTACCAACATCGTGGAGCATACGGAAGGTATTGCCCGCTCTGCTGCTTCTACGCTTTCCGCAGTACAGGAAGTCACAGCGATCTCGATCGAAAGCGCCGCCTCTCAACAGGAAATCTCGGCAACGTCACAACAGCAGAATTCGTCGATTCAACAGTTGGATCAGATGAGCGCACAGATTCAAGCCATGGCTCAGGAGTTAGCCATTTTGATCAAGCAGTTCAAGGTGCAGTCCTAA
- a CDS encoding YhcN/YlaJ family sporulation lipoprotein has translation MKKFTALAGALLLSSSLLAGCTPNAAPNNNIDKTRSSAYNTDRSGRIMDNTNGIGVRNTRYDNDRRGAIDNIGTTRRPNVLTNDALDRNRVGARDNTATRNMRTDRALEARVEAIPGVRNAKVLLSGHVAYVAINQGTALQGNRAGTMNRDVPPMAGRTATQRALTDNRTGGATQYGGTMSDRTYGTTGLSPTTPMTPQTRLTPGTYGTGTGTTGLGVGNGAYGTSGAGTYGTYGTGRGMSAGTYGTYNAGTNQVGTYNAGTNTADVSNDIKQRVISAVKQGNPSITTVHVSANPALYSHMESFIRDTASGHPMRGLGDLGDMLRRLFPTSGTAGTTGTTGVGNGFSGTTR, from the coding sequence TTGAAAAAGTTTACTGCACTCGCAGGCGCACTTTTGCTGTCGTCATCCCTACTCGCCGGTTGTACCCCCAATGCTGCTCCGAACAACAACATCGACAAGACGCGGAGCAGTGCCTATAATACGGATCGCTCAGGCCGTATTATGGATAATACCAACGGTATCGGTGTTCGAAACACGCGCTATGATAACGACCGTCGCGGGGCGATTGACAACATCGGCACGACTCGTCGTCCCAATGTGCTGACCAATGATGCATTGGATCGCAATCGCGTCGGGGCGCGTGACAACACTGCGACTCGCAACATGCGCACCGACCGCGCGCTCGAAGCTCGCGTCGAAGCGATCCCGGGCGTACGAAATGCGAAAGTTCTGCTCAGCGGCCATGTCGCCTATGTGGCGATCAACCAAGGCACCGCTCTGCAAGGGAACCGTGCAGGAACCATGAACCGCGACGTGCCCCCGATGGCGGGGCGTACTGCGACCCAGCGGGCGTTGACCGACAATCGCACCGGCGGCGCTACCCAGTATGGCGGCACGATGAGCGATCGTACCTACGGTACTACAGGTCTTAGCCCGACCACACCGATGACCCCGCAAACTCGCCTGACGCCAGGTACTTACGGAACGGGTACAGGCACGACCGGTCTTGGTGTGGGGAACGGTGCGTATGGCACCTCTGGTGCCGGGACCTACGGCACCTATGGGACTGGTCGAGGCATGAGTGCTGGCACCTATGGGACGTACAATGCAGGTACGAACCAGGTAGGTACGTACAATGCAGGCACAAACACCGCAGATGTCTCCAATGACATCAAACAGCGTGTCATCTCTGCCGTGAAGCAGGGAAATCCGTCGATTACCACCGTGCATGTGTCGGCCAACCCGGCTCTGTATAGCCACATGGAGTCTTTTATTCGCGATACGGCATCCGGACATCCGATGCGTGGACTTGGTGATCTCGGTGACATGCTCCGCCGTTTGTTCCCCACTAGCGGTACCGCAGGTACTACTGGTACTACAGGCGTTGGAAATGGTTTTTCCGGTACTACTCGCTAA
- a CDS encoding methionine ABC transporter ATP-binding protein, with the protein MIKLQNLRKDYLVKKKAITAIKRVDLTIEKGEIFGIIGHSGAGKSTLIRCINLLERPTEGSVEIDGVDLTQLGARDLQKARQSIGMIFQHFNLLSSATVYENIAFPLRLTKKPKAEIDRKVNELLDLVGLTKHATNYPAQLSGGQKQRVGIARALANDPKVLLCDEATSALDPLTTQSILRLLADINKKTGITIVLITHEMGVIQEVCDRVAVIDGGEIVEEGAVVEVFLRPQQQITKEFVAQVGHFEVPEELLNQHFALPISSQQQHRMVQVSFLGDVAFQPIMFEVLQQASVQFNILHGTISRMKDTPYGRLVLELTGDRSDLDRAVTTLLSRGLDVEVIE; encoded by the coding sequence ATGATCAAGCTTCAAAACCTACGAAAAGACTACCTTGTAAAAAAGAAAGCGATCACCGCGATCAAGAGGGTTGATCTGACGATAGAAAAAGGTGAAATCTTCGGAATCATCGGTCACAGCGGTGCTGGAAAATCAACTTTGATTCGATGTATCAACTTGCTGGAACGCCCGACCGAAGGGTCTGTTGAGATCGACGGGGTTGACTTAACCCAACTCGGTGCACGCGATTTGCAAAAAGCGCGCCAAAGCATTGGCATGATCTTTCAGCACTTCAATCTCTTATCTTCTGCCACAGTTTATGAAAATATCGCCTTTCCGCTTCGCCTGACCAAGAAACCGAAAGCGGAGATCGATCGCAAAGTCAACGAACTGCTCGATTTGGTCGGACTCACCAAACATGCTACTAACTATCCGGCACAACTATCCGGCGGCCAAAAACAACGTGTCGGTATCGCCCGCGCACTTGCCAACGACCCCAAAGTGTTGCTCTGTGATGAAGCGACATCTGCGCTCGACCCGTTGACCACACAGTCGATCCTGCGTCTTCTTGCCGATATTAACAAAAAAACCGGCATTACGATCGTTCTGATCACACACGAAATGGGTGTCATTCAGGAAGTTTGTGACCGTGTGGCGGTCATCGATGGCGGTGAGATTGTCGAAGAGGGAGCGGTTGTAGAAGTGTTTCTTCGCCCGCAGCAACAGATCACCAAAGAGTTCGTGGCGCAAGTCGGCCACTTTGAGGTCCCGGAGGAACTGCTCAATCAGCATTTCGCCCTGCCGATCTCTTCGCAGCAACAGCATCGCATGGTGCAAGTTTCCTTTCTGGGCGATGTAGCGTTCCAGCCGATCATGTTCGAAGTCTTACAGCAAGCCTCCGTGCAGTTCAATATCCTGCATGGAACGATCTCACGGATGAAAGACACGCCTTACGGACGATTGGTGCTCGAACTAACGGGTGACCGATCAGACCTTGATCGCGCCGTTACCACGCTGCTCAGTCGCGGGCTTGATGTGGAGGTGATCGAATAG